Proteins from one Hemibagrus wyckioides isolate EC202008001 linkage group LG16, SWU_Hwy_1.0, whole genome shotgun sequence genomic window:
- the LOC131366653 gene encoding molybdopterin synthase sulfur carrier subunit: MNPEVTVLYFAKSAELTGVKSENIRVNSELTSLQLWQELEKKHPKLSALRQQVVLAVRREYVSVGEQVVCLQHGDEVAVIPPLSGG; encoded by the exons GTGACCGTATTGTACTTTGCAAAAAGTGCCGAATTGACGGGAGTGAAATCTGAGAATATCAGAGTCAACTCGGAGCTAACGAGCCTCCAGCTGTGGCAGGAACTGGAGAAGAAACACCCAAA GCTCTCGGCTCTCCGTCAGCAGGTGGTTCTGGCCGTGAGGAGAGAGTACGTGTCTGTGGGAGAGCAGGTGGTGTGTCTGCAACACGGAGACGAGGTGGCGGTGATCCCACCACTCAGTGGAGGATAA